The following are encoded together in the Diabrotica undecimpunctata isolate CICGRU chromosome 7, icDiaUnde3, whole genome shotgun sequence genome:
- the LOC140446643 gene encoding uncharacterized protein, with amino-acid sequence MGRNFIGNLRKLYRRKRQYLDEGIEVNKATIHKSWETKGRSDRQPTTSRAFIETNGKACHICGSYHSLYQCQKFKELSLQLRRDEVRKANVCWNCLRIGHRVQNCTSGGCRSCGKRHHTLLHSDINNKVENTQIHNQIGQNTRIIQGTSTHRLHMGGSGIQNNTGTQNQKAFTSQAIHGQNSYEQAVNQSSSDQGFQLDDTTLGLDTTPTDNQTIGQGFQLDSFKSTQMVEEVQEQVLLSTAIIHMVDNIGNMHKCRALLDSGSQSNFITRSLAEKLQLTGQKINIPVVGIGQGITNIKRSVKATIHSRFEGQVVLGKNQPLMQKTKLGWIISGKIFPYKKQYNKQDFLVNCHFLSEVTLENKIEKFWDIEEIPQKRFLSKEDKFCEETFQNTTFRNKNGSFTVTLPERSTVMPLGKSFSMALRRFHTLERKLARDSELRRQYEVFMEEYI; translated from the exons ATGGGACGTAATTTTATTGGTAATCTTAGAAA actttatcgaagaaaaaGGCAATATCTGGACGAAGGCATTGAGGTTAACAAGGCAACTATTCACAAATCATGGGAAACGAAAGGACGATCGGATAGGCAGCCCACAACTAGTAGGGCATTCATAGAAACAAATGGAAAGGCATGTCATATCTGTGGCAGTTATCATTCTCTATATCAATGTCAGAAATTTAAGGAGCTTTCTTTACAACTGAGAAGAGATGAAGTAAGAAAAGCAAATGTGTGTTGGAATTGTCTAAGGATTGGACATAGGGTACAAAATTGCACATCGGGCGGATGCAGATCTTGCGGAAAGAGGCATCACACTTTACTTCACTCGGATAttaataataaagtggaaaatacTCAGATACACAATCAGATAGGTCAAAATACACGCATCATTCAAGGTACTAGCACACACAGGTTACACATGGGAGGTTCTGGCATACAAAACAATACGGGCACACAAAACCAGAAGGCATTTACTTCACAAGCAATACACGGGCAGAATTCTTATGAACAGGCAGTTAATCAGTCAAGTTCAGATCAAGGTTTTCAGCTTGATGATACAACACTGGGACTAGATACAACTCCAACTGATAACCAAACTATAGGGCAAGGATTTCAACTAGATTCCTTTAAATCAACTCAAATGGTAGAAGAGGTACAAGAACAGGTTTTACTTTCAACAGCCATTATTCACATGGTTGATAACATTGGAAACATGCATAAATGTAGGGCATTGCTAGACTCGGGGTCTCAATCTAACTTCATTACACGCAGCCTAGCAGAGAAGCTGCAACTAACaggtcaaaaaataaatataccagTTGTTGGGATAGGTCAAGGtattacaaatattaaaagaTCAGTGAAGGCTACAATACATTCAAGATTTGAAG GGCAAGTGGTACTTGGCAAGAATCAGCCACTTATGCAAAAAACTAAACTCGGCTGGATCATATCCGGTAAAATATTTccatacaaaaaacaatacaataagcaAGATTTTCTAGTTAATTGTCATTTCCTTTCTGAGGTTACTTtggaaaataaaattgaaaaattttgggATATAGAGGAGATTCCACAGAAGAGGTTTTTATCCAAGGAAGATAAGTTCTGTGAagaaacttttcaaaacacaaCTTTTAGGAATAAGAATGGATCATTTACAGTCACCTTACCTGAAAGGTCGACAGTCATGCCATTAGGTAAATCATTCAGCATGGCACTTAGAAGATTTCATACATTGGAACGAAAATTAGCAAGAGATAGTGAATTACGGAGACAATATGAAGTTTTTATGGAAGAATATATTTAA
- the LOC140446644 gene encoding uncharacterized protein, with protein MHTLNNSDKVYYLPHHAVVKQGSATTKCRVVFDGSATTDTGISLNESLMVGPKLQDNLFNILLRFRRHNIIIGADIARMYRCIWVNEEQRDLQRLLWRPNVEEEIKVYKLNTLTYGTAPAAYLAIRCLQQLAHDNKDSFPKAAQVILSDFYVDDLLTGVDTVEEARILKEHISNILEGAEFCLRK; from the coding sequence ATGCATACTTTAAATAATTCAGACAAGGTATATTACCTACCTCATCATGCGGTGGTAAAACAAGGTTCAGCAACAACAAAATGCAGAGTGGTTTTTGATGGTAGTGCAACTACAGACACGGGCATTTCTCTTAACGAATCACTAATGGTGGGTCCAAAGTTGCAAGACAATTTGTTTAACATATTACTTCGATTCAGAAGGCATAATATAATAATAGGGGCTGATATAGCCAGAATGTATAGATGTATTTGGGTTAACGAGGAGCAGAGAGATTTACAACGGTTACTTTGGAGGCCAAACGTAGAAGAAGAGATTAAAGTTTATAAACTTAACACACTTACATATGGAACGGCACCTGCTGCTTACTTAGCAATCAGATGTTTACAGCAGCTGGCACATGATAACAAAGACAGTTTCCCTAAGGCAGCGCAAGTTATACTTTCAGACTTCTATGTTGATGACTTGCTAACGGGAGTAGATACTGTAGAAGAGGCAAGAATATTAAAGGAACATATTAGCAATATTCTAGAAGGCGCAGAATTTTGCTTACGGAAATAG
- the LOC140446646 gene encoding uncharacterized protein: protein MWTSLTDCRISKENWVAGCLSIAEREVALVWLIKEMQAHFFPSDIEALKSGQDLPKRSELLSLAPFIDDKGLLRLSGRLKHSDLSFNQKHPIILPRNHKLTKLIIMQEHIRNLHASPQLLLATLRLTYWPIAGRRTVRKFLHNCVICFKVKPTAQKYIMGQLPNHRVTPSRPFLNCGVDYAGPFETKTSNLCGSRVQKSYLCVFICLATKAVHLEIVSNLSAEAFLNCFKRFVSRRGLCKNIYSDNATNFVGAHRELRELFSLIHNPSCSTAYLEYFSQNQINWHFIPPVSPHFGGYGKLQLKLLSII, encoded by the exons ATGTGGACATCTTTGACAG ATTGTAGGATATCTAAGGAAAATTGGGTGGCTGGTTGTTTAAGCATAGCAGAAAGAGAAGTGGCACTTGTTTGGCTGATAAAGGAAATGCAAGCGCATTTTTTTCCGTCTGACATTGAGGCATTGAAATCAGGTCAAGATTTGCCAAAGCGTAGTGAGCTTTTAAGTTTAGCACCTTTTATTGATGACAAGGGATTATTGAGACTTTCAGGTAGACTGAAACATTCAGACTTAAGTTTTAATCAAAAACATCCTATTATACTTCCTAGGAATCACAAACTGACTAAATTGATCATTATGCAAGAGCATATAAGGAATCTACATGCTAGCCCACAACTATTGTTGGCTACTCTTCGATTAACTTACTGGCCCATCGCCGGAAGACGCACGGTacgaaaatttttacataattgtgttatttgttttaagGTTAAACCTACAGCACAAAAATACATCATGGGTCAACTCCCGAACCATAGGGTAACACCTAGCCGTCCATTTCTTAACTGTGGTGTGGATTATGCAGGACCTTTTGAAACCAAGACCAGTAATCTTTGCGGAAGTAGGGTTCAAAAATCATATCTATGTGTATTTATATGTCTTGCTACCAAAGCTGTTCATCTTGAAATTGTTAGTAATTTAAGCGCTGAGGCATTTTTAAACTGTTTCAAAAGATTTGTGTCACGCAGGggtttatgtaaaaatatttattcagaCAATGCTACTAATTTTGTGGGTGCTCACAGGGAGCTCAGGGAGTTATTTAGTCTAATTCACAATCCTAGCTGCTCAACAGCATATTTGGAATATTTTTCGCAAAATCAAATTAATTGGCACTTTATACCTCCAGTATCACCACATTTCGGGGGTTATGGGAAGCTGCAGTTAAAACTGCTAAGTATCATTTAA